Proteins encoded by one window of Dioscorea cayenensis subsp. rotundata cultivar TDr96_F1 chromosome 6, TDr96_F1_v2_PseudoChromosome.rev07_lg8_w22 25.fasta, whole genome shotgun sequence:
- the LOC120263652 gene encoding uncharacterized protein LOC120263652 produces the protein MEDLEQCFEDQTNRRNSEAHHGYYLFGEEKNKFSDNILSEEELALRKEIEIEIENELEEEIKQELGHLAFRLRGLYRHKMARMNICQKRRTIKQREGHGGESNKH, from the exons ATGGAAGACTTAGAGCAAT GTTTTGAAGATCAAACCAATAGGAGAAATAGCGAAGCTCATCATGGATATTATTTg TTTGGTGAAGAGAAGAACAAGTTCAGTGATAATATTTTATCTGAAGAGGAATTAGCACTACGAAAAGAGATCGAGATCGAAATAGAGAATGAATTGGAGGAGGAGATCAAACAAGAACTTGGTCATCTTGCTTTTCGGCTTCGAGGATTGTATCGGCACAAGATGGCTAGGATGAACATATGccaaaagaggagaacaatcaagCAAAGAGAAGGTCATGGAGGTGAGAGTAATAAGCATTAG